From Piliocolobus tephrosceles isolate RC106 chromosome 16, ASM277652v3, whole genome shotgun sequence, the proteins below share one genomic window:
- the DERL2 gene encoding derlin-2 isoform X1, producing MAYQSLRLEYLQIPPVSRAYTTACVLTTAAVQLELITPFQLYFNPELIFKHFQIWRLITNFLFFGPVGFNFLFNMIFLYRYCRMLEEGSFRGRTADFVFMFLFGGFLMTLFGLFVSLVFLGQAFTIMLVYVWSRRNPYVRMNFFGLLNFQAPFLPWVLMGFSLLLGNSIIVDLLGIAVGHIYFFLEDVFPNQPGGIRILKTPSILKAIFDTPDEDPNYNPLPEERPGGFAWGEGQRLGG from the exons ATGGCGTACCAGAGCCTGCGGCTGGAGTACCTGCAGATCCCACCGGTCAGCCGCGCCTACACCACGGCCTGCGTCCTCACCACCGCCGCCGTG caGTTGGAATTGATCACACCTTTTCAGTTGTACTTCAATCCTGAATTAATCTTTAAACACTTTCAA atatgGAGATTAATCaccaatttcttattttttgggcCAGTCggattcaattttttatttaacatgATTTTTCT ATATCGTTACTGTCGAATGCTAGAAGAAGGCTCTTTCCGAGGTCGGACAGCAGACTTTGTATTTATGTTCCTTTTTGGTGGATTCTTAATGACC CTTTTTGGTCTGTTTGTGAGCTTAGTTTTCTTGGGCCAGGCCTTTACAATAATGCTCGTCTACGTGTGGAGCCGAAGGAACCCCTATGTCCGCATGAACTTCTTCGGCCTTCTCAACTTCCAGGCCCCCTTTCTGCCCTGGGTGCTCATGGGCTTTTCCTTGTTGTTGGGGAACTCAATCATTGTGGACCTTTTGG GTATTGCAGTTggacacatttattttttcttggaagATGTATTTCCCAATCAGCCTGGTGGAATAAGAATTCTGAAAACACCATCTATTTT GAAAGCTATTTTTGATACACCAGATGAGGATCCAAATTACAATCCACTACCTGAAGAACGGCCAGGAGGCTTCGCCTGGGGTGAGGGCCAGCGCCTCGGAGGTTAA
- the DERL2 gene encoding derlin-2 isoform X2 yields the protein MAYQSLRLEYLQIPPVSRAYTTACVLTTAAVLELITPFQLYFNPELIFKHFQIWRLITNFLFFGPVGFNFLFNMIFLYRYCRMLEEGSFRGRTADFVFMFLFGGFLMTLFGLFVSLVFLGQAFTIMLVYVWSRRNPYVRMNFFGLLNFQAPFLPWVLMGFSLLLGNSIIVDLLGIAVGHIYFFLEDVFPNQPGGIRILKTPSILKAIFDTPDEDPNYNPLPEERPGGFAWGEGQRLGG from the exons ATGGCGTACCAGAGCCTGCGGCTGGAGTACCTGCAGATCCCACCGGTCAGCCGCGCCTACACCACGGCCTGCGTCCTCACCACCGCCGCCGTG TTGGAATTGATCACACCTTTTCAGTTGTACTTCAATCCTGAATTAATCTTTAAACACTTTCAA atatgGAGATTAATCaccaatttcttattttttgggcCAGTCggattcaattttttatttaacatgATTTTTCT ATATCGTTACTGTCGAATGCTAGAAGAAGGCTCTTTCCGAGGTCGGACAGCAGACTTTGTATTTATGTTCCTTTTTGGTGGATTCTTAATGACC CTTTTTGGTCTGTTTGTGAGCTTAGTTTTCTTGGGCCAGGCCTTTACAATAATGCTCGTCTACGTGTGGAGCCGAAGGAACCCCTATGTCCGCATGAACTTCTTCGGCCTTCTCAACTTCCAGGCCCCCTTTCTGCCCTGGGTGCTCATGGGCTTTTCCTTGTTGTTGGGGAACTCAATCATTGTGGACCTTTTGG GTATTGCAGTTggacacatttattttttcttggaagATGTATTTCCCAATCAGCCTGGTGGAATAAGAATTCTGAAAACACCATCTATTTT GAAAGCTATTTTTGATACACCAGATGAGGATCCAAATTACAATCCACTACCTGAAGAACGGCCAGGAGGCTTCGCCTGGGGTGAGGGCCAGCGCCTCGGAGGTTAA
- the DERL2 gene encoding derlin-2 isoform X4 has protein sequence MAYQSLRLEYLQIPPVSRAYTTACVLTTAAVQLELITPFQLYFNPELIFKHFQVLQLDTFIFSWKMYFPISLVE, from the exons ATGGCGTACCAGAGCCTGCGGCTGGAGTACCTGCAGATCCCACCGGTCAGCCGCGCCTACACCACGGCCTGCGTCCTCACCACCGCCGCCGTG caGTTGGAATTGATCACACCTTTTCAGTTGTACTTCAATCCTGAATTAATCTTTAAACACTTTCAA GTATTGCAGTTggacacatttattttttcttggaagATGTATTTCCCAATCAGCCTGGTGGAATAA
- the MIS12 gene encoding protein MIS12 homolog yields the protein MSVDPMTYEAQFFGFTPQTCMLRIYIAFQDYLFEVMQAVEQVILKKLDGIPDCDISPVQIRKCTEKFLCFMKGHFDNLFSKMEQLFLQLILHIPSNILLPEDKCKETPYSEEDFQHLQKEIEQLQEKYKTELGTKQALLAELEEQKIVQAKLKQTLTFFDELQNVGRDHGTSDFRESLVSLVQNSRKLQNIRDSVEKESKRLKIS from the coding sequence ATGTCTGTGGATCCAATGACCTATGAGGCCCAGTTCTTTGGCTTCACGCCACAAACGTGCATGCTTCGGATCTACATTGCATTTCAAGACTACCTATTTGAAGTGATGCAGGCCGTTGAACAGGTTATTCTGAAGAAGCTGGATGGCATCCCAGACTGTGACATTAGCCCAGTGCAGATTCGCAAATGCACAGAGAAGTTTCTTTGCTTCATGAAAGGACATTTTGATAACCTTTTTAGCAAAATGGAGCAACTATTTTTGCAGCTGATTTTACATATTCCCTCAAACATCTTGCTTCCTGAAGATAAATGTAAGGAGACACCTTATAGTGAGGAAGATTTTCAGCATCTccagaaagaaattgaacagTTACAGGAGAAGTACAAGACCGAATTAGGTACTAAGCAGGCCCTTCTTGCAGAATTAGAAGAGCAAAAAATTGTTCAGGCCAAACTCAAACAGACGTTGACTTTCTTTGATGAGCTTCAAAATGTTGGCAGAGATCATGGGACTAGTGATTTTAGGGAGAGTTTAGTGTCCCTGGTTCAGAACTCcagaaaactacagaacattaGAGACAGTGTGGAAAAGGAATCGAAACGACTGAAAATATCTTAA
- the LOC111521300 gene encoding uncharacterized protein LOC111521300 isoform X2: protein MADGLFQRRPWGPEQIRPDPESEGLFDKPPPEDPPAARAPRSASAAGKKAGRRAGGRAQGGRAGQPPKAASRPQPKEEAPPLVEGCYLDHFPHLSIFIYAAIAFSITSCIFTYIHLQLA from the coding sequence ATGGCTGACGGACTCTTTCAGCGCAGACCCTGGGGTCCCGAGCAGATTCGCCCGGACCCCGAATCCGAAGGCCTGTTTGACAAGCCTCCCCCGGAAGACCCTCCCGCTGCCCGCGCGCCCAGGTCCGCATCGGCCGCGGGCAAGAAGGCTGGTCGGCGCGCGGGCGGGAGAGCGCAGGGGGGCCGCGCCGGGCAGCCCCCGAAGGCCGCATCGCGCCCCCAGCCCAAGGAGGAGGCGCCTCCACTGGTCGAGGGCTGCTATCTCGACCATTTTCCGCACCTCTCCATCTTCATCTACGCAGCCATCGCCTTCTCGATCACCTCCTGCATCTTTACCTATATCCATTTACAGCTTGCCTGA
- the DERL2 gene encoding derlin-2 isoform X3, whose protein sequence is MAYQSLRLEYLQIPPVSRAYTTACVLTTAAVQLELITPFQLYFNPELIFKHFQIWRLITNFLFFGPVGFNFLFNMIFLYRYCRMLEEGSFRGRTADFVFMFLFGGFLMTLFGLFVSLVFLGQAFTIMLVYVWSRRNPYVRMNFFGLLNFQAPFLPWVLMGFSLLLGNSIIVDLLGIAVGHIYFFLEDVFPNQPGGIRILKTPSILLECSRTLIYETFFYSGIWYPREMLY, encoded by the exons ATGGCGTACCAGAGCCTGCGGCTGGAGTACCTGCAGATCCCACCGGTCAGCCGCGCCTACACCACGGCCTGCGTCCTCACCACCGCCGCCGTG caGTTGGAATTGATCACACCTTTTCAGTTGTACTTCAATCCTGAATTAATCTTTAAACACTTTCAA atatgGAGATTAATCaccaatttcttattttttgggcCAGTCggattcaattttttatttaacatgATTTTTCT ATATCGTTACTGTCGAATGCTAGAAGAAGGCTCTTTCCGAGGTCGGACAGCAGACTTTGTATTTATGTTCCTTTTTGGTGGATTCTTAATGACC CTTTTTGGTCTGTTTGTGAGCTTAGTTTTCTTGGGCCAGGCCTTTACAATAATGCTCGTCTACGTGTGGAGCCGAAGGAACCCCTATGTCCGCATGAACTTCTTCGGCCTTCTCAACTTCCAGGCCCCCTTTCTGCCCTGGGTGCTCATGGGCTTTTCCTTGTTGTTGGGGAACTCAATCATTGTGGACCTTTTGG GTATTGCAGTTggacacatttattttttcttggaagATGTATTTCCCAATCAGCCTGGTGGAATAAGAATTCTGAAAACACCATCTATTTT gctggagtgcagtagaactTTGATTTATGAGACCTTTTTCTACTCTGGAATTTGGTATCCTCGGGAGATGCTATATTAA
- the LOC111521300 gene encoding uncharacterized protein LOC111521300 isoform X1 gives MSQTQTRGLLERVPRGGSAPWPGLGRSPVMLHRPQEEPAVPRSWRGRERTRLRSRRSWRAGLDFVVAAWRSRRRCLTRRPRPGSVQDSRDLWLQTPLGRRPRAGALLRTRLWGPSRGPREGCPWGL, from the exons ATGAGCCAGACCCAGACCCGCGGCCTTCTAGAGAGGGTCCCGCGGGGAGGGTCGGCGCCCTGGCCCGGGCTGGGCCGGAGCCCTGTGATGCTGCATCGCCCCCAGGAGGAGCCAGCTGTGCCCCGGAGTTGGCGCGGCCGAGAGAGGACAAGACTGCGCAGCAGGCGTAGCTGGAGGGCGGGACTCG ACTTTGTTGTCGCTGCGTGGAGGAGCCGGAGGAGGTGTCTTACCAGGAGACCACGCCCTGGAAGTGTCCAGGACTCGCGGGACCTGTGGCTGCAAACCCCACTGGGACGTAGGCCCAGAGCTGGCGCACTCCTCAGGACGAGACTCTGGGGCCCTAGCCGGGGTCCACGGGAGGGCTGTCCTTGGGGACTCTAG